One window from the genome of Streptomyces sp. NBC_01476 encodes:
- a CDS encoding AfsR/SARP family transcriptional regulator: protein METRTEPGAGLRFAVLGPVRAWRGDEPITTGAPQQRALLAALLLRGGRTATAPELVDAVWGESPPNTALAALRSYAFRLRKALGPTTLITDSGGYALRVATDALDSAVVERLAAEAERERAAGDPVRARELLGAALEFWHGEPLAGLPGPYAETQRNRLAEWHVGLIETRLELDLELGAHAEAVSELTALSAEHPLRERLRALLMLALYRSGRQAEALGVYADTRRLLADELGIDPSAELAELHQRILEADPALAAPAGAGANAPEVVRPAQLPATVADFTGREAFVRELGQQLAEASTGSGVMAVSAVAGIGGVGKTTLAVHVAHQAREDFPDGQLYVDLQGTDPRPAEPEAVLGAFLRALGVPNPKIPESLAERAALYRSTLDGRRVLALLDNAYDAAQVRNLLPGTPGCAALVTSRVRMVDLAGAHLVDLDVMSPAEALKLFTKIVGEERVSGERQAALDVVGACGFLPLAIRIAAARLAARRTWTVSVLAHKLADQRRRLDELRAGDLGVKATFALGYGHLSPQQARAFRLLSLPDGPDISLDAASAVLDLDPYETEELLEALVDISLIESAAPARYRFHDLLRLYARECAERDESAEARCEALSRLLDFYLASASCAYELENPGDRVLDHLAPTAHPGLTFGARDDALEWLFSEAQGLLAAVQQSADGGCEGPMRRAADLLLVAQDLMESGVYARQYEQAARAVVATAQACGDVRVEGRARVLVAQLLRMLGRFADADEEARRAMVVGLAAEDPVTCSYAPNLRGIIALQGGLFDACAQYTTAALDAFRADGNRHGEAAALSNLSRAQVSLRDFEAAVTTGMMALDIYRELGAGFRLGNGLYAMAIVLERAERPDEAVASMTEALQIFRSARQQFWEGMSLYRLAESHLVAGRNRQSASYAEQALVILREVGGEWRTANVLTVLGRALAQLGQLVRAHACWHDALGVYAALGTPEAQEVRRLLGDASSASAPSLTG from the coding sequence ATGGAAACCAGGACGGAGCCGGGCGCTGGCCTGCGGTTCGCGGTCCTCGGCCCGGTCCGTGCCTGGCGCGGTGACGAACCGATCACCACCGGCGCCCCGCAGCAGCGGGCCCTGCTCGCCGCGCTGCTGCTGCGCGGCGGACGTACGGCGACCGCGCCGGAACTCGTGGACGCCGTCTGGGGCGAGAGCCCGCCCAACACCGCACTCGCCGCGCTGCGTTCGTACGCCTTCCGGCTGCGCAAGGCACTCGGCCCGACGACCCTGATCACCGACTCCGGCGGCTACGCGCTGCGGGTGGCGACCGACGCGCTGGACAGCGCGGTGGTGGAGCGGCTGGCCGCCGAGGCGGAACGGGAGCGCGCCGCGGGCGACCCGGTCCGGGCCCGTGAACTGCTCGGCGCCGCCCTGGAGTTCTGGCACGGCGAGCCACTGGCCGGGCTGCCGGGACCTTACGCGGAGACGCAGCGCAACCGGCTCGCCGAGTGGCACGTCGGCCTGATCGAGACCCGCCTCGAACTCGACCTGGAACTGGGCGCGCACGCCGAGGCGGTCTCCGAACTCACCGCGCTGTCCGCGGAACACCCCTTGCGCGAACGGCTGCGCGCGCTGCTGATGCTCGCGCTCTACCGCAGCGGCCGGCAGGCCGAGGCCCTCGGCGTCTACGCCGACACCCGCCGGCTGCTCGCCGACGAACTCGGCATCGACCCCTCGGCCGAACTCGCCGAACTCCACCAGCGCATCCTGGAGGCCGACCCGGCCCTGGCCGCGCCCGCCGGCGCCGGTGCCAACGCCCCCGAGGTGGTCCGGCCCGCCCAACTGCCCGCCACCGTCGCCGACTTCACCGGCCGCGAAGCCTTCGTCAGGGAACTGGGCCAGCAGCTCGCCGAGGCGTCGACGGGCAGCGGCGTGATGGCGGTCTCCGCGGTGGCGGGTATCGGCGGCGTCGGCAAGACCACGCTGGCCGTGCATGTCGCGCACCAGGCCCGTGAGGACTTCCCCGACGGCCAGTTGTACGTCGATCTGCAGGGCACCGACCCGCGGCCGGCCGAACCCGAGGCGGTGCTGGGCGCGTTCCTGCGCGCGCTGGGCGTCCCCAACCCGAAGATCCCCGAGTCGCTCGCCGAACGCGCAGCGCTCTACCGCTCGACGCTGGACGGCCGCCGGGTGCTGGCGCTGCTGGACAACGCCTACGACGCCGCTCAGGTACGCAATCTGCTGCCCGGTACGCCGGGTTGCGCCGCGCTGGTCACCAGCCGGGTGCGGATGGTGGACCTGGCCGGCGCGCATCTGGTGGACCTCGATGTGATGTCGCCCGCCGAGGCGCTGAAGCTCTTCACCAAGATCGTCGGTGAGGAGCGGGTCAGCGGTGAACGGCAGGCGGCCCTTGATGTAGTGGGCGCCTGCGGCTTCCTGCCGCTGGCGATCCGGATCGCCGCCGCCCGGCTGGCCGCCCGCCGCACCTGGACCGTCTCCGTACTGGCCCACAAGCTCGCCGACCAGCGCCGCCGGCTGGACGAACTGCGGGCCGGCGACCTCGGCGTGAAGGCCACCTTCGCCCTCGGCTACGGGCACCTGTCCCCGCAGCAGGCGCGCGCCTTCCGGCTGCTGTCGCTGCCCGACGGTCCTGACATCTCGCTCGACGCGGCTTCCGCCGTCCTCGACCTCGACCCGTACGAGACCGAGGAGTTGCTGGAGGCACTGGTCGACATCAGCCTCATCGAGTCGGCCGCGCCCGCCCGTTACCGCTTCCACGACCTGCTGCGGCTCTACGCCCGTGAGTGCGCCGAGCGCGACGAGAGCGCCGAGGCTCGCTGCGAGGCGCTCTCCCGGCTGCTCGACTTCTACCTCGCCTCGGCGTCCTGCGCCTACGAGTTGGAGAACCCCGGCGACCGCGTCCTGGACCACCTGGCGCCCACCGCGCACCCCGGCCTGACCTTCGGCGCCCGTGACGACGCCCTGGAGTGGCTGTTCTCCGAGGCGCAGGGGCTGCTGGCGGCGGTTCAGCAGTCCGCGGACGGCGGCTGCGAGGGCCCGATGCGGCGGGCGGCCGATCTGCTCCTGGTCGCGCAGGACCTGATGGAGTCCGGCGTGTACGCGCGGCAGTACGAGCAGGCCGCACGGGCGGTGGTCGCCACCGCGCAGGCCTGCGGGGACGTCCGGGTGGAGGGCAGGGCCCGCGTGCTGGTGGCCCAACTCCTGCGGATGCTGGGCCGATTCGCCGACGCCGACGAGGAGGCGCGGCGCGCCATGGTCGTCGGGCTGGCCGCGGAGGACCCGGTGACGTGCAGTTACGCCCCCAATCTGCGCGGCATCATCGCGCTCCAGGGCGGCCTGTTCGACGCGTGCGCGCAATACACCACCGCAGCGCTGGACGCCTTCCGGGCCGACGGCAACCGGCACGGCGAGGCGGCGGCGCTGAGCAACCTGTCGCGGGCGCAGGTCAGTCTGCGTGACTTCGAGGCGGCGGTGACCACCGGCATGATGGCGCTGGACATCTACCGCGAACTCGGCGCCGGCTTCCGCCTGGGCAACGGCCTGTACGCCATGGCGATCGTGCTGGAGCGCGCCGAGCGTCCGGACGAGGCCGTCGCCAGCATGACCGAGGCGCTGCAGATCTTCCGCAGCGCACGGCAGCAGTTCTGGGAGGGCATGTCCCTCTACCGGCTGGCCGAGTCGCACCTGGTGGCCGGCCGCAACCGGCAGTCGGCGTCCTATGCCGAGCAGGCGCTGGTCATCCTCCGCGAGGTCGGCGGCGAGTGGCGCACCGCGAACGTCCTGACCGTGCTCGGCCGGGCTCTGGCCCAGCTCGGACAGCTCGTGCGCGCGCACGCGTGCTGGCACGACGCGCTCGGCGTGTACGCCGCCCTGGGCACGCCGGAGGCGCAGGAAGTGCGCCGGCTGCTCGGTGACGCCTCGTCGGCGTCCGCCCCGTCCTTGACGGGCTGA
- a CDS encoding flavin-containing monooxygenase → MPEPSSAAPGAPASAAAPDAIVIGAGPGGLAAAAALRQRGLRPLVLERGEQLGTSWRNHYDRLRLHTTRRLSSLPGLAIPRAYGRWVGRDDVVRYLERYAEHHDLDIATGIEVTRVERSDSGWELPATGGRVLTSPVVVVATGHNHTPYIPDWPGRDTFSGELLHASEYRNAGPYQGRDVLVVGVGNTGAELAVDLAEGGASRVRLAVRTPPHIMRRSTAGWPAQASGIVCRRLPTAVVDRIAPYLAKVSVPDLSGFGLPRPTTGLYARVHEGAIPVQDVGLIAAVRSRRVEPVAAVERLDGDKVRLADGTEIVPEAVIAATGYRRGLETLVGHLGVLDGRGRPLVHGPRTAPGAPGLYFTGFTHPISGMIREMAIDARKIGRAAARRR, encoded by the coding sequence ATGCCCGAGCCCTCCTCCGCCGCCCCTGGTGCCCCGGCGAGCGCCGCGGCACCCGACGCCATCGTCATCGGCGCCGGCCCCGGCGGCCTGGCCGCGGCGGCGGCACTGCGGCAGCGCGGACTGCGACCGCTGGTGCTGGAGCGCGGTGAACAGCTCGGCACGTCCTGGCGCAACCACTACGACCGGCTGCGTCTGCACACCACCCGCCGGCTCTCGTCGCTGCCGGGGCTGGCCATACCCCGTGCGTACGGGCGCTGGGTCGGCCGTGACGACGTGGTGCGGTATCTGGAGCGCTACGCCGAGCACCACGACCTCGACATCGCCACCGGCATCGAAGTGACCCGGGTCGAGAGATCGGACTCCGGGTGGGAACTGCCCGCGACCGGCGGCCGGGTGCTGACCTCCCCGGTGGTCGTGGTGGCGACCGGCCACAACCACACGCCGTACATCCCCGACTGGCCGGGACGGGACACCTTCTCCGGTGAGCTGCTGCACGCTTCGGAGTACCGGAACGCCGGCCCGTACCAGGGGCGGGACGTGCTGGTGGTCGGCGTCGGCAACACCGGCGCGGAGTTGGCGGTGGACCTGGCCGAGGGCGGCGCGTCCCGGGTGCGGCTTGCGGTGCGGACCCCGCCGCACATCATGCGCCGTTCCACCGCGGGCTGGCCCGCGCAGGCCAGCGGCATCGTCTGCCGCCGGCTGCCGACCGCGGTGGTGGACCGGATCGCGCCGTACCTGGCGAAGGTGAGCGTCCCCGATCTGTCCGGCTTCGGCCTGCCCCGCCCCACCACCGGTCTGTACGCGCGGGTGCACGAGGGGGCGATCCCGGTGCAGGACGTCGGCCTGATCGCCGCCGTGCGCTCCCGCCGGGTCGAACCGGTCGCGGCCGTCGAGCGGTTGGACGGGGACAAGGTGCGTCTGGCCGACGGCACCGAGATCGTGCCCGAGGCGGTCATCGCCGCTACCGGCTACCGGCGCGGTCTTGAGACGCTCGTCGGCCACCTCGGCGTGCTGGACGGCCGCGGCCGTCCGCTGGTGCACGGGCCCCGCACGGCGCCGGGCGCGCCGGGGCTCTACTTCACCGGGTTCACCCACCCGATCAGCGGGATGATCCGGGAAATGGCCATCGACGCGCGGAAGATCGGGCGGGCCGCCGCGCGCCGCAGGTGA
- a CDS encoding VOC family protein has translation MSGFSEGAPCWADVSLPDLAAGQRFYGELLGWTFQDQGEEFGHYTIAQRDGRAAAALMGRMNPDLPAAWGLHLATSDAGKAAARIREAGGQILFGPHQVGATGVMVGAIDPGGSFVGVWQPGTHRGFGIVNEPGGFCWTENITREPAAVDDFYEKAFGCTTQQIGDGEHSDYAVYSLPGVPGPVSGRIKRSADEPADAPSGYQVYFAVEDCDAAAETVGRLGGQVHRGPQDSPFGRTAIVSDDQGVGFAIIDLSRTAGEPPAL, from the coding sequence ATGTCCGGATTCAGCGAAGGCGCCCCCTGCTGGGCCGATGTCTCCCTGCCCGATCTGGCCGCCGGACAGCGCTTCTACGGCGAGCTGCTCGGCTGGACGTTCCAGGACCAGGGCGAGGAATTCGGCCATTACACGATCGCGCAGCGCGACGGCCGGGCCGCCGCGGCGCTGATGGGCCGGATGAACCCGGACCTCCCCGCCGCCTGGGGCCTCCACCTGGCCACGTCCGACGCCGGCAAGGCCGCCGCCCGGATCCGCGAGGCCGGCGGCCAGATCCTCTTCGGCCCGCACCAGGTCGGTGCGACCGGCGTCATGGTGGGTGCGATCGACCCCGGCGGTTCCTTCGTCGGCGTCTGGCAGCCCGGCACCCACCGCGGCTTCGGCATCGTCAACGAACCCGGCGGCTTCTGCTGGACCGAGAACATCACCCGCGAGCCGGCCGCGGTGGACGACTTCTACGAGAAGGCGTTCGGCTGCACCACCCAGCAGATCGGCGACGGCGAGCACTCCGACTACGCGGTCTACTCGCTGCCCGGCGTGCCCGGCCCGGTCTCCGGCCGGATAAAACGATCCGCCGACGAGCCCGCCGACGCCCCTTCCGGTTACCAGGTCTACTTCGCCGTCGAGGACTGCGACGCCGCCGCGGAGACCGTCGGCCGGCTCGGCGGCCAGGTCCACCGCGGGCCCCAGGACTCGCCGTTCGGCCGGACGGCGATCGTCAGCGACGACCAGGGCGTCGGTTTCGCGATCATCGACCTCTCCCGCACCGCCGGCGAACCGCCCGCCCTGTAA
- a CDS encoding TetR/AcrR family transcriptional regulator, translated as MTGQVRTVDGRVAGRRGQATRQKLLDCLGEMLGTSPYRDVKVIDVARMAGTSPATFYQYFPDVEGAVLELADEMAKEGAGLAELTAGRSWTGKAGAQTATDLVDGFLSFWRRNDAILRVVDLGAAEGDKRFNRIRLRVLNAITGPLADAVKDLQAKGRVDKEVSAPAVAGSLVEMLAAVAAHQKGFVGTGVKQADLKPSLTLLVHLGVTGKKPAK; from the coding sequence ATGACAGGACAAGTTCGCACCGTCGACGGCCGCGTGGCGGGCCGCCGCGGGCAGGCCACTCGGCAGAAGCTGCTGGACTGCCTCGGCGAGATGCTCGGCACGTCGCCCTACCGCGACGTCAAGGTGATCGACGTCGCCAGGATGGCGGGCACTTCCCCCGCGACGTTCTACCAGTACTTCCCCGACGTCGAGGGAGCCGTCCTCGAGCTCGCCGACGAGATGGCGAAGGAGGGTGCCGGCCTGGCCGAACTGACCGCCGGCCGCTCCTGGACCGGCAAGGCGGGCGCCCAGACGGCCACCGACCTCGTGGACGGCTTCCTCTCCTTCTGGCGGCGCAACGACGCGATCCTGCGGGTCGTGGACCTGGGCGCGGCCGAGGGCGACAAGCGGTTCAACAGGATCCGGCTGCGCGTCCTCAACGCCATCACCGGTCCGCTCGCCGACGCGGTCAAGGACCTCCAGGCCAAGGGCAGGGTCGACAAGGAGGTCAGCGCGCCGGCCGTGGCGGGCTCGCTGGTCGAGATGCTGGCCGCGGTCGCCGCCCACCAGAAAGGTTTCGTCGGGACCGGCGTCAAGCAGGCCGACCTGAAGCCGAGCCTGACGCTCCTGGTGCACCTCGGTGTGACCGGGAAGAAGCCGGCGAAGTAG
- a CDS encoding serine/threonine-protein kinase has protein sequence MVEQLTQHDPRRIGPFEVLARLGAGGMGLVYLARSASGRRVAIKTVRAELAEDQLFRVRFTREVEAARAVSGFYTAAVVDADPRAAVPWLATAYVPAPSLEEIINESGPMPAQAVRWLAAGIAEALQSIHAAGLVHRDMKPSNVLVVEDGPRVIDFGIASGVSNTRLTMTNVAVGTPAYMSPEQARDSRSVRGASDIFSLGSTLVFAATGHAPFHGANPVETVFMLLREGPDLAGLPDELRPLIESCMRMEAERRPTPADLQAQLAPHLFSSGGDDTGTASAWLPPGAVALIEQRRSGRPTVPAASRGAHAASPQPPAPQLPGPQVPVNVPPPPQSPPRPAHAPAHGRDSRPQEAAVQLAGSAPIGPGLRISAATRHKAPAGPAPGTEWVRHRAGAAQRAAETAPAPVPVPSQAPPAAPPGEWRPWRFRMSNDVWGTPVVADGLLYVTSFEVHALDVASGRRQFKTRDVAWTMAVSGGRIHASDGPSLFALDAADGSERWRTPIEGWVYAVRADAGTVVSGTRGGGVQAWDAHRGALRWERGGAQTEFESTDSGPTVIDRAVYYQGGGHLHAVDALTGAEMWTYPVGEPGAAGSVPTRPVVADGVAYLTAGTRVLALDARSGTERWHFDAPAVMFAPPAYVPGPGVSGGGIYVTDHLGTVYALDPADGRDRWRVATEPRQSVEPVVVAAGSVHLGAGSALYTLDAVSGTPRWRFAAQGEVVGSPAVAAGRVHFGSKDHCLYTVDAQGGQLRWRLETGGEITGSPVAAEGVVYACSKDRCVYALDAAKGTGATSRRV, from the coding sequence GTGGTGGAGCAGCTGACGCAGCACGACCCGAGACGGATCGGCCCTTTCGAGGTACTCGCCCGGCTCGGGGCCGGCGGCATGGGGCTGGTCTATCTCGCCCGTTCGGCATCCGGCCGCCGCGTGGCGATCAAGACAGTGCGGGCCGAACTCGCCGAGGACCAGCTCTTCCGGGTCCGCTTCACGCGTGAGGTCGAGGCGGCCCGCGCCGTCTCCGGCTTCTACACCGCCGCCGTGGTGGACGCCGACCCGCGCGCCGCCGTGCCCTGGCTTGCCACCGCTTACGTTCCGGCCCCCTCCCTCGAAGAGATCATCAACGAGTCGGGGCCGATGCCCGCCCAGGCAGTCCGGTGGCTCGCGGCCGGCATCGCCGAAGCGCTGCAGTCCATCCACGCGGCGGGCCTGGTCCACCGGGACATGAAGCCGTCCAATGTGCTCGTCGTCGAGGACGGCCCCCGCGTCATCGACTTCGGCATCGCCTCCGGGGTCTCCAACACCCGGCTGACGATGACCAACGTCGCCGTCGGCACCCCCGCCTACATGTCGCCCGAGCAGGCCCGCGACTCGCGCAGCGTGCGCGGCGCCAGCGACATCTTCTCGCTCGGCTCCACCCTGGTCTTCGCCGCCACCGGCCACGCGCCCTTCCACGGCGCCAACCCGGTCGAGACGGTGTTCATGCTGCTCCGCGAGGGCCCCGACCTGGCCGGGCTGCCCGACGAGCTGCGCCCGCTGATCGAGTCCTGCATGCGGATGGAGGCCGAGCGCCGGCCCACCCCCGCCGACCTGCAGGCGCAACTCGCCCCGCACCTTTTCTCCTCCGGCGGGGACGACACCGGCACCGCCTCCGCCTGGCTGCCGCCCGGGGCCGTCGCGCTGATAGAGCAACGGCGCAGCGGGCGCCCCACCGTGCCGGCCGCCAGCCGCGGCGCCCACGCGGCGAGTCCGCAGCCCCCGGCCCCGCAGCTGCCCGGCCCGCAGGTCCCGGTCAATGTGCCGCCCCCGCCGCAGTCGCCGCCCCGCCCGGCGCACGCCCCCGCCCACGGCCGGGACAGCCGCCCGCAGGAAGCCGCCGTGCAGCTCGCCGGCTCCGCCCCGATCGGCCCCGGGCTGCGGATCTCCGCGGCCACCCGCCACAAGGCACCGGCCGGACCGGCTCCCGGCACCGAATGGGTCCGCCACAGAGCCGGCGCCGCCCAGCGCGCCGCGGAAACCGCGCCCGCCCCCGTCCCGGTCCCGTCCCAGGCGCCGCCCGCGGCACCCCCCGGGGAGTGGCGGCCCTGGCGCTTCCGGATGTCCAACGACGTGTGGGGCACTCCCGTCGTCGCCGACGGCCTGCTCTACGTCACCTCCTTCGAGGTCCACGCGCTCGATGTGGCCAGTGGGCGCCGCCAGTTCAAGACCCGGGACGTCGCCTGGACGATGGCGGTCTCCGGCGGCCGGATCCATGCCTCCGACGGCCCCAGCCTCTTCGCGCTCGACGCGGCCGACGGCAGCGAGCGGTGGCGCACCCCGATAGAGGGCTGGGTGTACGCGGTACGGGCCGACGCCGGCACGGTCGTCAGCGGCACCCGCGGCGGCGGCGTCCAGGCGTGGGACGCGCACCGCGGCGCCCTGCGCTGGGAGCGCGGCGGCGCGCAGACCGAGTTCGAGTCGACCGACTCCGGCCCCACCGTCATCGACCGGGCCGTCTACTACCAGGGCGGCGGCCACCTGCACGCGGTGGACGCGCTGACCGGCGCCGAGATGTGGACGTACCCGGTGGGCGAGCCCGGTGCGGCCGGTTCGGTGCCGACCCGCCCGGTGGTCGCGGACGGCGTCGCCTATCTGACCGCCGGCACCCGGGTCCTCGCGCTGGACGCCCGCAGCGGCACCGAACGCTGGCACTTCGACGCGCCCGCGGTGATGTTCGCGCCGCCCGCGTACGTCCCCGGGCCCGGGGTGTCCGGCGGCGGCATCTACGTCACCGACCACCTCGGCACGGTCTACGCGCTCGACCCCGCCGACGGCCGGGACCGCTGGCGGGTCGCCACCGAGCCGCGGCAGTCCGTGGAGCCGGTGGTGGTCGCGGCCGGCTCCGTACACCTGGGGGCGGGCAGCGCGCTGTACACCCTGGACGCGGTGAGCGGCACCCCGCGCTGGCGGTTCGCGGCGCAGGGCGAGGTGGTCGGATCGCCCGCGGTCGCCGCGGGACGGGTGCACTTCGGCTCGAAGGACCACTGCCTCTACACGGTGGACGCGCAGGGCGGCCAGTTGCGCTGGCGGCTGGAGACCGGCGGTGAGATCACCGGTTCACCGGTGGCCGCGGAGGGCGTGGTGTACGCGTGCTCCAAGGACCGCTGCGTGTACGCGCTCGACGCCGCGAAGGGCACCGGGGCGACCTCGCGCCGGGTCTGA